GAAATGGAACGTCGTCCCGCCGGGGCGCACCCACGGCTGGCGCACGGTCTGGGTAAGCACGAACACCGGCGTGTGGAACGGCGCCTCCTCGGGCCACATCGCCTCGCCAAGGTCGAACATGCGCTTGCCCATGATGCTGACGCCCGTGCGCCGGAACGTCTGCTCGGCGATCTGATTGTCGGCGCCGGTCTCGCCGCCCTCGCCGAGCTTCAATGTCTCGCAGAAGAATCGCGTCGAAAGTATCCAGCTCTGGAGCCTTCCCCACTGCGCGCCCCAGTCGAGGTGGCTCGGATCGGCTGCATGGGCGGTGTCCATGCCCGGAGGAACCAGGTAGCCGTCGAGGGACATGCTGACGCTGATAAAGACCTTGCTCATTCTGTATTCGCCTTTCGCGGTGTAGCTTGCCGATGAAACGACGGCCACGCGCTCCACTCATCGGTCATGGACGAAAAAAACGACACGCTGCTCGCGGCCGCTCGAGGCGGTGATGAGGCTGCCTTTCGCGGCCTGGTCGAGCCCCTCGGCCGCGAGCTGCACGCGTACGCCTACCGCATGCTCGGCGGCTTCCACGACGCCGACGACGCCTTGCAAGAGGCGCGGATCAAGGCCTGGCGCGGCCTCGCCACCTACGAGCCGCACGCGAGCTTCCGTGCGTGGATGTACCGGATCGTCACCAACACCTGCCTCGACATGCTCAAGGCGCGCGCGCGTCGCGTGATGCCGCAAGACGTGAGCCCGCCGGTCGCGCCGGGGCCACCCACGACGGCGCCGCGCACCGACATCCATTGGCTCGAGCCGTATCCCGACGCGTGCCTGCCGCCCGCGCGCAGCCCCGAGGACGCGGTGCACCTGCGCGAGGGCATGCGACTCGCGTTCGTGCGCATCGTCCAGGCGCTGCCTGCGCGCCAGCGGGCCGCGCTGATCCTGCACGATGTCCTGGACTGGAGCGTGGCCGAGGTCGCCGCGATCCTCGAGACCACCGAGGCCGCGGTGAACAGCGCGCTGCAGCGGGCGCGCGCGACGATCGCGAGTGGGAATGCTCGCGAGCCGAGCCCCGAGCTGGCGCGCCGCCAGGCCGAGGTCGTCGATCGCTACGTGCGCGCCTGGGAGACCGGCAACTTCGACGGCTTCGTGGCGATGCTCACCGACGACGCGATCATGAACATGCCGCCGTGGGAGTACTGGCTCGACGGCCGGGATGCGGTGGTCGCGGTGCATCACTCGCCGGGCACCTGGGAGGGTGCGCCGCGGCCGGGCCGTTACCGCATCGTGCGCAGCACGATGAACGGCCAGCCCGCTGCGATGGCCTACGTGCGCGCACCCGATGGCCGCTGGGTCGCGACCTGCCTCACCGTGCTCACCTTCGACGACGACGCGCGCATCTCCGAGCTCACGGTGTTCGTGCTGCCCGAGCTGTTTGCGCAGTGGGGCTTCCCGCCGGTGCTCGAAGCGTAGGGCAGCCGCCCTCACCGCGCAGACGGAGGAGCGGGCGCCTTCGGGACCGCGCCCATGTCCTGCAGGAACGAGAGTCGATCGGTGAGAAGCACGGCGCGGGACACCTTGCCGCCCTTCACCTCGAAAATGGCCATGCCCTCATTCGTGACCAACTTGCCGGTCGGCGCGAAGACACCGGCGGGACCATGGAAGGTTCCCTGGTGCGTCCCCGTCCAGTGCCAGTGCACCGCGACCTTGTCTCCCTCGGCGATGACATCGTCGAACTTGTACTGAATGTCCGGGAAGGCCTCGTGCAGCGCCATGAGCGGCTTGATGAAAGCCGGTGGGCCCTTCACCGCGGCGCCGCTGTTCGCTCCCACGTAGTCGTCGGCGATGAGTCGCTCAATCACCTCGAACTTGCCGCGGTTGACGCCCTCTTCGAACACTTTGCGCACCACTGCCTTGTTCTGCTCACTGGGGATCATCTTCGGCTCCTGGGCTGGGGTGGATGCGCTCATGACGAGCGCGACGACGAAGAACAGCTTCATTTCGGCTGCCTCGCTGGTTGACGCGGGCAATTCAATGCTCGGGAGCGTTCTCGCGTGCAGTGATGATTCGTGAGGCATATGCTCACCAACCGTGAGCTTGGCCGGCATCGATCTGAATCTCCTGTTGGTGCTCGATACGGTTCTCGCCGAGCGCCACGTGGCGCGCGCCGCGCGTCGCCTTCACGTCACACCCTCGGCGGTCAGCAACGCGCTCGCTCGGCTTCGGGTGGTGCTCGGTGATCCTCTGGTCGTGCGGGCAGGGCGGGGCGTCGTGCCCACGCCCAGAGCCTTGTCGCTCGCCGCGCCGCTTCAGCATGCGCTGCGCGACCTCGAGCGATCGATTCAAGGCGACGTCTTCGACCCGGCCACCTCGACCGCGCGCTTCACCTTGGCCATCGCTGACGCGGGGCAGCTCGTGCGCCTCCCCCGCATCGCGCTGCAGCTCTCGCGGCGCATGCCCAAGGCGCGGCTGCGGGTGGTGGGCATCGAAGGCTACCTGTCGATGGGCGGGCTGCACGGCACCGAGGTCGACGTCGCGATCGTCGCGGTCGTGGACAAGGTCCCGGCGATCCACGCGGTGAAGCTCGACGTCGAAGAGACCGTGTTGGTCGTCCGCAAGGGCAACCGAGGTCTGGGCCCGAGGCCGAGCCGACGGCAGCTGGCCGCGATCGAGCATGTCGACGTTCACGTCGCGCCCGGGCACGTTCCCGGCGGGCTTCAGGCGGCGTATGAGCGGCTGGGCATCGCGCGTTCGATAGCGATGGTGGTGCCGACGTTCGTCGCCGCCGCCGCGGTCGTCGCGCAGACCGACCTCGCGGCGACGCTGCCCCTCAGCCTCGTCGAGGACCTCGGAGAGCGCCTTGGGCTGCGGGTGGTCAGCGGTCTCCTGCCGCCGCTCCGCTTCGACATCATGCTCGCCTGGCACGAGCGGACCCACGACGACCCGGCGATGCGGGCGTTCAGGGAGCTGGTGATCGACGCATGAGCTCCGAGAATCGGGAGCTGGCGCGCCTGCCCGAGAGGTCCGTGCCTCACCTTCAGCTCCAGAGCTGACGAATCTTCTGCAGCGCGGACGCGCCTTCCTGCTCGGTTCCGAGGCTCGGACGCGCCGCCCGGGTCTGCTCGGAAACCGCGGTCCCGCAAAGACGAAGGCCCACCGACTCGCGTCAGCGGGCCTTCTCGCGTCGTCGACGAAGCGGGCTGCTTGCTCGGTCAACGCGCCGGCATCGGCGGAACGAGCACCTGCCAGCACCCCCCACAGCGGGTGGCCGCGAGCATGCCCACGAGTCCGCAGTGCGGGCAGGCGCGTGTGGGCGGGAAGGGCTCCACGCGGAGCGCTCCGAGGAACGTCTCCCACGCTGCCCGAACATCGAGCACCGATTTCGCCGTGTTGCTTGCCTCGAGCGCTGTCAGCCGCTCGTTCATGAGCGTGATGGATTTTCGAACCGAGTCTTCCTGCACGAGGCACCTTCAATTCGATTGAGGTTGCGTGGGACGACTCGAGCCGCGGGCGCCGCACCATGCTTGGACGCGCGCGCGTCGAAGGTGCCGTCAGTCGGAATCGGGGCCCTCAGCGTCATCGTCGTCATCGTCATCGATCTCGTCGGTGGACGCTGACGCCGTGTTCTTCTCTTCTTCTTTTTCTGCTTCCTCTTCCTCCTCCTCGCTGTTGTCCTCCTCGCGCGCAGGCGCCAGCGAGACCCGGACCTTCGGCGCGGCCGCCTTCCGCTTTCGCTTTGCCGCGGGCTTCGCCTGGGCCAGCGCGGCTTCCGCTTGGTCCACTCCGCAGCGGGGACAGACGTACCGGGGCTTCTTCAGGTCGTAGAAGAGGGTCTGGCAATTGAGGCAGCGGTGCTTGCTGCCACGGTCGGTCATCTCGATCGTCATGGACACTTCCGGGGTGCAGGTTGGGGGCGCGGAGCTACGGCCGAATGGAACTGAACTCCATGAACTGCGCTGCGGCGCGGGCTGCGAACCGCGCGCGGCTCAGGGAGCAGAAGGTGGCGTAGGGCTTGCCGTCGATGAAGACGCGCCACTGCTTGGCGTCGAGGCGCACCATCTCCACGAGGTGACCCTTCGCCGTGAACTGGACGCGCTTATCCGCCACGCTCACCGATGGCTCGCCGCACGCCGGGCGACCTCGCGGACCTGCCAGGCTTCGAAGGGGGTGAGGATGACCGGGATCCGCGCCTGGGCCACGAAGGCCACCATCGCCGCGGCCGCGAGCAGGTGCACCCATCCGCCCGCCGTGTTGCCCGAGAACCAGGCCAGCGCCCAGGCCGCCGCACTCAAGGTCGCCGCGAGCCGCAGCGCCGTGCGGGCGTTCATGCCGCCCTCGCGAATTCGGGGTCCAGGGTGGTGAGCACCATGTCGCCTCGCGGCGCCGTGCTCGACCAGCCGCTCTCCACCAGGAACTCCTCGCCGTTGACCCGGCCCAGCAGCGGCCGCGAGAACTCGAGCCCGGGGGGCGTGGGGCAATCGACCTCGTAGCCCGCCGGCAGGTCGAACGTCACGGTGTCCTCAGGCAGGTCGACCACCAGGCCTGAGCCAAGCTGCACCACTGCAATATTGGGCGTCATTCGACACTCCCCGGGCGCACCACGCCCATGCCGGCCCAAGGGCCGAGCTCCTAAGATCGAGTCGATCGCCGCGAGGCAGGAGAGTTCCGCGGGCGACGCCGTCGACGTTCGGGGTGTCGGGGCTCGACAGAGCGGAAGGCGCCCCATCGATTCAAGAAGCATAGCACGGCCGGAATGCCGGCGCTTGCCGCCCTCGAATCTCGCGGGCACTCGCTCGCTCGCGAGGGGTCGGGGGCTGGCTATTTGACGGGTTGTGTGAGACAGGTGCCGCACGTCGCTGCCGATATGCAGCGACTCGGGCGGCGAATCTGCGCCGTTCTTCAGAAAGAAGTCAGCAAAATGGCAAGCGGTACTGTGAAGTGGTTCAACGACTCGAAGGGCTTCGGTTTCATCGCGCAGGACGACGGCGGCGAGGATGTCTTCTGCCACCACTCTGCGATCCAGGCCGATGGCTTCCGCACCCTCGCCGAGGGACAGAAGGTCGAGTTCGACGTCAGCAAGGGCCCCAAGGGCCTGCAGGCCTCGAACGTCCGCTCCATGAACGCGTGATCGTGTTCTGAGTGACGGGTCGCCTTCTGCGCGACCGCGTGAGCCCGGCGCTGCCGGGCTCATTCATTTCCGGGGCTCTCTCGACCGACGAGACTCCGCGACCAGGCCGCGACGCTTGCCCGTACGCCACCGGCTATTCAGCTTACAAGGCGCGCTCCATGGCGGGCCTCGCGGTCATGAACAGCGGGCATCTCCCGGTCGACACACCGACGGAACCGGGCAGGCGGCTGCTTTCGGACCGGTCGAGACTTCGACGCTGTACGAAATTGGCGAATACGGCGTCGAGGAGGACTCCCATGCCCGCGGATGGCGCCGCACGAGAGACCGGACGCGTGGAGGCTCTCAGCGACGGCGTCTTCGCCATCGCGGTCACCTTGCTCGGCTTCACGTTGAGGGCGCCCATGGGCGCTGGGGAGCACCTGGCGACGTACTTGATGAGGAGCTGGCCGGCCTTCGTCTCGTTCATGACCAGCTTCGCGACGATCTGGATTCTGTGGATCAACCATCACCGACTGTTCACGCACATCCGGAAGGTCGACCACTCGCTGCTGCTGCTCAATGGGCTCTTGCTGATGGCCGTCACGGTCATCCCGTTCGCGACCACGCTGGTCGCAGAGTATGCGGGGCATCCGGGTGGGCGGACCGCCGCGCTGTTCTACAGCGGCACGTTCATCGCCGTGACCACGTCGTTCAACATCCTCTGGCAATACTCGGCCCGAGGGCATCGGCTCTTGGACCAGTCGGTCGACGCCCAGGCGATCCACCGGATCAACCTGCAATACGGCTTTGGGCCCGTGCTCTATGTCGTGAGCTTTGCGCTCGCCTGGGAGAGCGTCTGGGCAAGCTTGGCGGCGAACGGGATCTTCGCTGCGTTCTTCGCACTGCCGGCCTTGGACTGGAGCGAGCGCCGCAGGCCGCCGACCGAGCCACCGCGGCGGCGACGACCGGCCGTGCCTTCCGCATCCTGAACGGCGAGCCCGCTCGCGTCGACGATCGCCGTCTCGTGGGCCACGAGTTGTAGCGGCGACATTCCATGCCCATCGTCCGAGCGATGGGACCCATGCCCACCATGCGCGGTGTGCTCCACCAGTGGGCGGCGATTCCTGCGCTCCTGGGTGGGGGCGTCCTCGTCGCTCAGGCCAGGCGGCCGAGGTGCCGACTCGCAGCCGGGTTGTTCGCAGGGAGTCTGGTGGTGCAGTTCGCGGTGAGCGCTGCCTACCACCGCAGGATTTGGGGGCGGCGCGGGGATGTCGTGATGCGGCGCCTGGACCACGCTGCCATCTTCGTGCTCATCGCCGGCACCTACACCCCGGTCTGCCTTCTGGCCCTCGAGCCTGAGACGGGCAAGGCCGTGCTCACCCGGGTTTGGATTGGCGCGGGTCGCGGTGTCGCCATGGC
Above is a genomic segment from Deltaproteobacteria bacterium containing:
- a CDS encoding RNA polymerase subunit sigma-70 produces the protein MDEKNDTLLAAARGGDEAAFRGLVEPLGRELHAYAYRMLGGFHDADDALQEARIKAWRGLATYEPHASFRAWMYRIVTNTCLDMLKARARRVMPQDVSPPVAPGPPTTAPRTDIHWLEPYPDACLPPARSPEDAVHLREGMRLAFVRIVQALPARQRAALILHDVLDWSVAEVAAILETTEAAVNSALQRARATIASGNAREPSPELARRQAEVVDRYVRAWETGNFDGFVAMLTDDAIMNMPPWEYWLDGRDAVVAVHHSPGTWEGAPRPGRYRIVRSTMNGQPAAMAYVRAPDGRWVATCLTVLTFDDDARISELTVFVLPELFAQWGFPPVLEA
- a CDS encoding cold-shock protein, whose product is MASGTVKWFNDSKGFGFIAQDDGGEDVFCHHSAIQADGFRTLAEGQKVEFDVSKGPKGLQASNVRSMNA
- a CDS encoding FYDLN acid domain-containing protein, with product MEMTDRGSKHRCLNCQTLFYDLKKPRYVCPRCGVDQAEAALAQAKPAAKRKRKAAAPKVRVSLAPAREEDNSEEEEEEAEKEEEKNTASASTDEIDDDDDDDAEGPDSD
- a CDS encoding ester cyclase, coding for MPAKLTVGEHMPHESSLHARTLPSIELPASTSEAAEMKLFFVVALVMSASTPAQEPKMIPSEQNKAVVRKVFEEGVNRGKFEVIERLIADDYVGANSGAAVKGPPAFIKPLMALHEAFPDIQYKFDDVIAEGDKVAVHWHWTGTHQGTFHGPAGVFAPTGKLVTNEGMAIFEVKGGKVSRAVLLTDRLSFLQDMGAVPKAPAPPSAR
- a CDS encoding DUF1211 domain-containing protein, which gives rise to MAGLAVMNSGHLPVDTPTEPGRRLLSDRSRLRRCTKLANTASRRTPMPADGAARETGRVEALSDGVFAIAVTLLGFTLRAPMGAGEHLATYLMRSWPAFVSFMTSFATIWILWINHHRLFTHIRKVDHSLLLLNGLLLMAVTVIPFATTLVAEYAGHPGGRTAALFYSGTFIAVTTSFNILWQYSARGHRLLDQSVDAQAIHRINLQYGFGPVLYVVSFALAWESVWASLAANGIFAAFFALPALDWSERRRPPTEPPRRRRPAVPSAS
- a CDS encoding dihydrofolate reductase family protein → MSKVFISVSMSLDGYLVPPGMDTAHAADPSHLDWGAQWGRLQSWILSTRFFCETLKLGEGGETGADNQIAEQTFRRTGVSIMGKRMFDLGEAMWPEEAPFHTPVFVLTQTVRQPWVRPGGTTFHFVNDGIESALQKARAVASDRDIRISGGAHVIQQYLNAGLVDELNVAVSPVMFGGGRRLFEGIDRKLQLEIIEAIPSPRVTHLRYALHRA
- a CDS encoding LysR family transcriptional regulator, whose translation is MSLAGIDLNLLLVLDTVLAERHVARAARRLHVTPSAVSNALARLRVVLGDPLVVRAGRGVVPTPRALSLAAPLQHALRDLERSIQGDVFDPATSTARFTLAIADAGQLVRLPRIALQLSRRMPKARLRVVGIEGYLSMGGLHGTEVDVAIVAVVDKVPAIHAVKLDVEETVLVVRKGNRGLGPRPSRRQLAAIEHVDVHVAPGHVPGGLQAAYERLGIARSIAMVVPTFVAAAAVVAQTDLAATLPLSLVEDLGERLGLRVVSGLLPPLRFDIMLAWHERTHDDPAMRAFRELVIDA
- a CDS encoding hemolysin III family protein, whose amino-acid sequence is MPIVRAMGPMPTMRGVLHQWAAIPALLGGGVLVAQARRPRCRLAAGLFAGSLVVQFAVSAAYHRRIWGRRGDVVMRRLDHAAIFVLIAGTYTPVCLLALEPETGKAVLTRVWIGAGRGVAMALAWPGALRPLWAARYVGLGWTIAPHFREAARGLGAAKLALVALGGVLYTAGAFIYAARRPNPVPGVFGFHELFHALTLGAAAAHYAVVARLVREHGGGKAELGPGDQPLSST